In Kordiimonas pumila, a single genomic region encodes these proteins:
- a CDS encoding M48 family metalloprotease, giving the protein MRLNSALIKYFIVFAFLWMPAGKTHAQSILRDAETEEFLNEISKPLFIAAGLNPESVKIYLLSDKSLNAFVTGGQNIFIHSGLFMEADNVDQLIGVIAHETGHISGGHLSRIGDAVSVATNTSIISMVLGAAAILAGSPDAGMGMFMAGQSMAQGQFLAYTRVQESTADQAGATFLEKSGYSGIGLIEFFEKLRHQEILSQARQDPYVRSHPLTGTRIQSLRAVVSQSPYYNKGPDPVLNEEFNRLKAKLFGYITNPTITLRKYPLSDTSIAAHYARVYAYHKALEWDLALKEADALIEKEPHNPFFYEIKGQILFENGHVEQSLPIFESAVAYAPHEPLVATALGQAMVSLEKEDMMEKAIPILEDATRIDPGNTFAWFNLAKAYSWIGQDAKASLATAERFFSAGVPPQAMMHARRAMEGFKPGTPEHLRAQDIFFVSQEATERMERQRGRQRLNVTFGQQQELLKE; this is encoded by the coding sequence GTGCGACTAAATTCAGCCCTTATTAAATATTTTATTGTTTTTGCCTTCTTATGGATGCCGGCGGGCAAAACACATGCCCAGTCTATATTGCGGGATGCAGAAACTGAAGAATTTCTGAATGAAATATCAAAGCCTCTATTTATTGCAGCAGGCCTGAACCCAGAATCAGTAAAAATATATCTGCTATCAGACAAATCTCTTAACGCCTTTGTGACGGGTGGCCAAAATATATTCATCCATTCTGGTTTATTCATGGAAGCAGATAATGTTGACCAGCTTATTGGCGTTATAGCACACGAAACCGGCCATATATCTGGTGGACACCTATCTCGAATTGGTGATGCCGTATCAGTTGCCACCAACACCAGCATTATCTCAATGGTTCTGGGCGCAGCAGCAATTTTGGCAGGCAGCCCAGATGCAGGCATGGGCATGTTTATGGCAGGCCAGTCTATGGCCCAAGGCCAGTTTCTAGCATACACAAGAGTACAAGAAAGCACTGCAGACCAAGCAGGAGCGACATTCTTGGAAAAGTCTGGTTACTCAGGCATTGGCTTAATTGAGTTTTTTGAAAAACTTCGCCATCAGGAGATATTGTCTCAAGCGCGCCAAGACCCTTATGTTAGGAGCCACCCTCTTACTGGTACGCGCATACAATCCCTTCGAGCTGTTGTTAGCCAAAGCCCTTATTATAACAAAGGGCCTGACCCAGTCTTAAATGAGGAATTTAACAGGTTAAAAGCAAAGCTTTTTGGCTATATAACCAATCCCACAATAACACTTAGAAAATATCCACTTAGTGATACCTCCATTGCGGCACACTACGCCCGGGTTTATGCCTACCACAAAGCTTTAGAATGGGATTTAGCTCTAAAGGAAGCGGACGCTTTAATCGAAAAAGAACCGCACAACCCATTTTTTTATGAAATTAAAGGGCAAATCCTGTTCGAAAATGGCCATGTTGAACAATCGTTGCCAATATTCGAATCAGCCGTAGCTTATGCGCCACATGAACCACTTGTGGCTACTGCACTAGGCCAAGCCATGGTCTCACTTGAAAAAGAAGACATGATGGAAAAGGCCATACCCATACTGGAAGATGCAACTCGTATTGACCCCGGAAACACGTTTGCCTGGTTTAACCTGGCAAAGGCATATAGCTGGATAGGTCAGGATGCAAAAGCTAGCCTGGCTACAGCAGAGCGCTTTTTTTCTGCAGGGGTTCCCCCTCAGGCAATGATGCATGCACGACGTGCAATGGAAGGCTTTAAGCCCGGTACTCCTGAACATTTAAGAGCTCAAGATATTTTCTTTGTCTCGCAAGAGGCCACCGAACGAATGGAACGTCAACGGGGCCGTCAACGACTGAATGTAACCTTCGGCCAACAACAAGAATTACTGAAAGAATAG